The DNA region GCGGGACCGTGCAGTTCAAGGAAGACGGAGCCGACCTCGGGGCACCCGTCCCGGTGGTAGGCGGCCAGGCATCTACCAACAAGACGTACACCACCGCCGGAAGCCGAAACATCGAAGCCGTGTTCAGCGGGACCTCGAACTTCAACCCGAGCACCGGCAGTACCACGCTGGTCGTCAACAAGGCTAACACCAGTACCGCGGTCAGCGCCAACCCGAACCCGGTGGATCGCGGAAGCAACTCCACGCTGACCGCAACCATCACGCCGACACCCGACGGCGGCACCGTTCAGTTCAAGGAAAACGGTGTCAACATCGGGGCGCCCGTAGCAGTCGTGAGCGGACAGGCGCAGACGGTCGGGACGTTCAACACTGCGGGCAATCGAACCATCACCGCCGAGTACAGCGGGACCGCCAATTACAACCCGAGTACGGGTCAGACTACGCTGGTGGTCAACAAGACGCCTACCAGCACGTCAGTGGTCGCGAACCCGAACCCGATCGATCGCGGGAGCACCTCGACGCTCACGGCAACCATCACGCCGACGCCGGACGGCGGCACCGTTCAGTTCAAGGACAACGGCGTCAACATTGGTGCCCCGGTCAGTGTGGTTGGCGGCCAGGCGCAGTTGACGCAGCAGTTCAACAATGCCGGCAACCGCACGATCACTGCCGAGTACAGCGGAACGACGAACTACGCCGCGAGCACCGGGACTACCAGCCTCTTGGTCAACAAGACCGCGACAGGCACCGTGGTCTCTACCTCACCGAACCCGTCCCAAGTCGGCCAGAACGTGCAGATCACCGCTACGGTGAGCCCGACGCCGGACGGCGGAACGGTGCAGTTCAAGGTGAACGGCGTCAACATCGGTGGGCCGGTCAGTGTGGTTGGCGGCCAGGCGCAGACGACCTACGCATTCCCGGCCGTTGGCGTGCAAGTCGTCAGTGCCGAGTACAGCGGCACATCCAACTTCGATACTAGCGCCGGCTCGACCGACCACACGGTTCAGAAAACACCGACCACCACGACGGTTGTTGCGGCACCGAACCCGGCGCAGGTGGGCCAGCAGGTGACCTTCACGGCGACCATCAGCCCGACGCCTGACGGTGGTACCGTGCAGTTCAAGGTGGATGGCAGCAACGTCGGCGCCCCGGTGAGCGTGGTGGCCGGCAAGGCGACGCTGCAACAGACCTATGCGACCCCAGGCCCGCGTGTCATTCGGGCCGAGTACAGTGGTACCGCAGGGTACGAGGCCAGCGCTGGTGAGACCACGCTTCAGGTCAACAAAGCCGACACTACGACCGTTCTGACCTCGACACCGAATCCATCGCTGGTCGGACAGCCAGTAACGCTTAAGGCGACGGTCACTCCGACACCGGACGGCGGCACGGTGCAGTTCAACGTGGACGGCACCGACGTCGGCGCCCCGGTTCCGGTGGTCGCAGGCGTTGCCGAGTACGTGCACACGTTCGACTCGGCAGGCGTCAAGGCGTTGACCGCTGTCTACAGCGGAACCGACAACTACAACGGCAGCACCGGCACCGCCACGCACAGCGTGCAGACGGCCGAGGCTGGAATCCTGAACATCACCTGCGGTCCTTATGTGGATGACCCGTTCACGGGTCTGCCCGTCCGTGTGTTCCGGCCGCAGGTACTCAACATTGACGATATCACGCTCCGGGACATCTTGATTGCTAACGGTGTGGACATCAACGACCGGTTGATCATCCAGGCCGTGCGTATCAAGAAGGTCACGCCGTCGTGGAAGTGCACCGCCTTCGTTACGGGACCCGGCTCTGGTCTGAACACGAACTTCGACACCGGTCTGAAGTTCGCGAACAACCAGAAGATCGACGACCCGATCTGCAACGTGGCGTTCCAGCTTCCGCCGGACGGACCGTGTCTGGGCAACCGAGCGCTTCTGTTCTCGCCTCCGCAGACTCGATACGAGCTCACGGTGGTGTACGTGGTGCTGGACGACCAGGGTCGGCCTGGTCCACCGCAGTACGCCGTCATCGAGTTCGAGATCAAGGTCTCGGATCGTGAGCAAATCAAGTGCTTGATCGAGTACTTCTCGACGGTCGCGGTCGGGGCAACCCAAAAGCCGAAGATCAGCGAGGAGTGCCGAGATGCCCTGTACGAGGCACTGGACATTCAGGATGACCTCGAAGCACTCGTCCAGTTCGAGACGGTCGTCGCCCACTGCGCCGTGGACTTCCCGAGGTTCCTCGCCAAGGATACCGACGGTAACTACAACGTGCTGTGGTTCCGCGACTACCTGATTGACAGCGATGAGGAGCCCGTCGGGTGCCTGCTCGTCGAGATGGTGAACGCTCTACTCTGGAAGTAGCCTGACGGCTGCACTCCGAGTGTGAGCTGAGGTTGAGGTCGCCTGCGGTTGCCCGCAGGCGACCTTCGCACTTGCCCCGAAGCCAGCAGCGGACCGAGACAGGAAGCAGGTAACAGCGGCTCAGAAACGAACCGTATCCGTATGCTACCAATCGTCGTCGCCATCCTCGCCTCATGCTCTGCTGAGGCACTCCCGGAGGTAGACCCCCTCATGATCGTGCCGAAACCCGTGCGCCTGGAGTCCTCTGGAGGAACCTT from Fimbriimonadia bacterium includes:
- a CDS encoding Ig-like domain repeat protein, which translates into the protein MNFALSTRGLRTTLVALATVGATLLASSGHAGYVARLWFENLTKGTSNAGALLCDPGDQIAIKYYFMADDQTGQTEKWGVMQITLILDGKTVMSDADANRWATDVNSVFTPPSWYPVRIFWQPDYGEAYDNAVDPSNTDYPFVANKVCYALIGVQGTRTASYNFNKTLFTFTIAPGATPGEILNWGFDGRDTGTGLSTRILDYVGASVDITDNYIQVTGGGGPTDTTTSVVAVPNPSVVGQNVTFTATVSPTPDGGTVQFKEDGADLGAPVPVVGGQASTNKTYTTAGSRNIEAVFSGTSNFNPSTGSTTLVVNKANTSTAVSANPNPVDRGSNSTLTATITPTPDGGTVQFKENGVNIGAPVAVVSGQAQTVGTFNTAGNRTITAEYSGTANYNPSTGQTTLVVNKTPTSTSVVANPNPIDRGSTSTLTATITPTPDGGTVQFKDNGVNIGAPVSVVGGQAQLTQQFNNAGNRTITAEYSGTTNYAASTGTTSLLVNKTATGTVVSTSPNPSQVGQNVQITATVSPTPDGGTVQFKVNGVNIGGPVSVVGGQAQTTYAFPAVGVQVVSAEYSGTSNFDTSAGSTDHTVQKTPTTTTVVAAPNPAQVGQQVTFTATISPTPDGGTVQFKVDGSNVGAPVSVVAGKATLQQTYATPGPRVIRAEYSGTAGYEASAGETTLQVNKADTTTVLTSTPNPSLVGQPVTLKATVTPTPDGGTVQFNVDGTDVGAPVPVVAGVAEYVHTFDSAGVKALTAVYSGTDNYNGSTGTATHSVQTAEAGILNITCGPYVDDPFTGLPVRVFRPQVLNIDDITLRDILIANGVDINDRLIIQAVRIKKVTPSWKCTAFVTGPGSGLNTNFDTGLKFANNQKIDDPICNVAFQLPPDGPCLGNRALLFSPPQTRYELTVVYVVLDDQGRPGPPQYAVIEFEIKVSDREQIKCLIEYFSTVAVGATQKPKISEECRDALYEALDIQDDLEALVQFETVVAHCAVDFPRFLAKDTDGNYNVLWFRDYLIDSDEEPVGCLLVEMVNALLWK